The stretch of DNA CATTATTGATCTGGCCCAGACAGAGCAGCTGACATCGGCGGCTCTATTGGCACTGGAAGCCAGTTTGCAAGCCTAGTTTGCGATTATTCATTTGACATGACGTTAAAATTTAATATCCCAGAAGCAGATCAAAGCCTCGCTGCTTCCGTTGAGACGGATCCGAAAAAGCTCAAAGACTGGTTGATTGCCTTGCCAACCGCAAATGTCATTGAAGCCGCACGGATGTTGCTCGACGCCATGACGGTATTGAATCGCGTCAAAGTTGAGCCTGATGCGCGAGCTGTGCTACTAGCAGAATATCAAAGCTCATTAGAGATGCTGACGGGGGCTTTTGAAGTCGCTTATGCCTCGCCAGGCTTGCCAATGAAAGAGTCGGCTCGAGCGGCGGCTCAGCTGGCGCGGAATGTTTGGCTTGAGTTGGCGGTGGGCTGGAAAATTGTCCTGCATGATAAGCAGGAAAAACGCTTTGTTTTTTTTTCTGCCCCGCAAAAAGCAGCGCCGATACAGCTGCAGGCATTGCTTTATGCATACTGGCGGGTGTATCAGGTGTCTGGGCGTTTATACCAAACGCTGCCTGAGGGCATTTGGGCTGAAATGCATCAAATTTTTCGCTATTGCGCGGAAAATAAAATGCTTGATGAACCCAAAAACGAGAATCCAAAAGATAAGTCTACGCGCCCTGTGGCCACTTTATACAAGCAGATGGTGTTGCTGGCTTTGGCGGATCCGCACCGTTTTGCTGGGGTGGAGCTTGATAAGGTTATTGAGATTATCGAGAGTTACGCCCCGCACGCGCACTTTCAACCGCTGAGTAAGTTAGCATCCAGCGCGGGTTTTTTCCTGATTGAATTGGCCACTGATAAAGCGCCGTGTTATGTGGGCAATCGCTCTTTAGATCATTATGTGGGTCAGGCAGTATTGTTTGATACCATTGAATTGGCCAAAAAACTGCATAAAGCCGAGCATGCAGTTGAGGCGAAGGCGCCGATGGCAAAAGATCGCGCCAAAGTACAAATGTGGCTAGAAATTTTGCGGCGCGTGATTCGACAGTGGAGCATCGTTCCGCATCGTATTTATCAGCGTATTCCGACCCAATCCAATATTAGTGTCGCCTTTGGATTAAGACGCACGGCATTCCGGCTTAATCAGGGGCAAAACATTGTCGCAGGTGCTGAGAGGTTTGTAGTCTCGGAAAAAGACTTGCAGCTAACTCAGTGGCAAGTGATCAATGAAAGCCCTGGTGGTTATGGCATCTTGGCGCATGAATTACCAAAAGAGCAGGCCAAAGCCGGTGAAATAGTAGCGCTATCGGTCGCCAATGAGGCCAATTGGATGGTGGCATCGATACGTTGGCTGCATCAGCACCATAATGGCTCGATGGAGATGGGCTTGCAAGTGATGTCGGCTAAAGCACAGGCGACTTTGATGCGTCCTAGCCAGAATTTGGATATTCCATTTTTCCCTGCAATTTTGATGCCTGCTATTCCCGCATTAAAACAGTCAGCGCGCATTGCGACCCCCAAGGGTTTTTATACCCCACTGCGTGAATATATCGTGCTGTTGGGTGAGCAGCGGCATCTGATACGCGCCGCAAAATTAGTGGAGCAGCAAAATGGCTATGATCTATTTGAATTTACTGGTGAGCTAAATTAGCTGGGGTATATTGCTGTAGCTCGGTAAATTAAATGAGTTTGTGTCTATACCCAGCTATTTGCTTTTGGCGCGTGGGTGGGCTTGATCGTATACATTGGCCAGATGCTGAAAGTCCAAGTGGGTATAGACTTGCGTGGTAGCAATGCTGGCGTGGCCCAGTAGCTCCTGTACTGCGCGCAAATCTCCAGATGATTGCAGCAGATGGCTGGCGCAGCTATGGCGTAATTTGTGTGGGTAGAGTGGCTCACTAATGCCTAGCTCTTGTTGCCAATGCCGAAGTCGTAGTTGCACGGCACGCGGTGTTAATTTCCCCCCATTTTTACTCACGAAAACGGTGGCGACCTGCCCACGTGCATACTCGGGGCGAATGCTGAGCCAATGACGTAATGCTTCTTGCGCAGCGTGACCCACTGGTACGATGCGTGTTTTATTGCCTTTGCCGGTTACATTGGCCATGCCCTGTGGTAAATCGAGCTCGATCAGTTTTAAATTGACTAGCTCGCTGACCCGCAGGCCCGAAGAGTAAGCCAGCTCAAAGATCGCTTTGTCACGAATGGCAAGCGCATCATCGTCCGGGATGTTTTCTAAAAAGCCAACTGCATCATCACTATTTAGTGTGCCTGGTAGTGCTTTGGCGGCTTTCGGTGCCTTTACGCCTTCTGCCGGGTTTAGCGGCCAATGATGGTCCCGAATCATCAGCCGGTAAAATACCCGCCACGCAGATAAGCTGCGCGCAATTGAGCGGCCAGAAAGACCTTGGCTCGCTAATTGGCGCACAAAGCCGCGAATGTCATGCGCGGCTAGTTCCTGCAATTGTTTGTCCTGAGCAGCTTGTG from Chitinibacter fontanus encodes:
- the xerC gene encoding tyrosine recombinase XerC — its product is MANTKLGLLASQEIPAQTREQFAHFFRYLTGEKMASAHTYAAYERDLWRLAQAAQDKQLQELAAHDIRGFVRQLASQGLSGRSIARSLSAWRVFYRLMIRDHHWPLNPAEGVKAPKAAKALPGTLNSDDAVGFLENIPDDDALAIRDKAIFELAYSSGLRVSELVNLKLIELDLPQGMANVTGKGNKTRIVPVGHAAQEALRHWLSIRPEYARGQVATVFVSKNGGKLTPRAVQLRLRHWQQELGISEPLYPHKLRHSCASHLLQSSGDLRAVQELLGHASIATTQVYTHLDFQHLANVYDQAHPRAKSK